A stretch of the Rosa rugosa chromosome 5, drRosRugo1.1, whole genome shotgun sequence genome encodes the following:
- the LOC133712413 gene encoding transcription repressor OFP12-like: protein MSKLPWKKNLHLWLPNFKCLPLITQTPPQPSDQDHPHPHPQLMIINNFNTLYHDSNSSDQSTSKSLTASDDFFYSSSSDSEAAPDSPPDFATVFASQRFFFSSPGRSNSIVESPDPKPNNNDSFVTRGLTVSKYSSNPYLDFRNSMEEMLEARDRDHIDNKDRDHNVVDVLKSDLDYLHELLLCYLQLNPEDAHKDIISAFTDLVICILSANPAASTSTSADDDHRLEEEEEIPRQRPS, encoded by the coding sequence ATGTCCAAACTCCCATGGAAGAAGAATCTTCACCTCTGGCTCCCCAATTTCAAATGCCTACCCCTAATCACCCAAACCCCACCTCAACCCTCCGACCAAGACCACCCTCACCCACACCCACAACTCATGATCATCAACAACTTCAACACCCTCTATCACGACTCCAACTCTTCAGATCAATCCACCTCCAAATCCCTCACCGCCTCCGATGACTTCTTCTACTCTTCCTCCTCCGATTCCGAAGCCGCCCCTGACTCCCCGCCTGACTTCGCCACCGTCTTCGCCTCCCAacgcttcttcttctcctcaccCGGCCGCTCCAACTCCATCGTCGAGTCGCCGGACCCCAAACCCAACAACAACGATTCCTTCGTTACCAGAGGTCTTACTGTTTCCAAGTACTCCTCAAATCCTTACTTGGATTTCCGAAATTCCATGGAGGAAATGCTCGAAGCTAGAGATAGAGATCATATAGACAATAAAGATAGAGATCATAATGTGGTGGATGTGTTGAAAAGCGACTTGGATTACCTACACGAGCTGCTGTTGTGCTACCTTCAGTTAAATCCCGAAGACGCCCACAAGGACATTATCAGTGCCTTCACCGACCTTGTCATTTGCATATTGTCTGCTAATCCGGCAGCTTCAACATCAACGTCGGCCGATGACGATCACCGGctagaagaggaggaggagattccGCGGCAACGTCCGTCGTAA